In one window of Arachis ipaensis cultivar K30076 chromosome B06, Araip1.1, whole genome shotgun sequence DNA:
- the LOC107605486 gene encoding uncharacterized protein LOC107605486 has translation MLDLSFGANTPLCMSITTQRTLRAMTSSSSSSPTQDSMEQQKPQQTQRLQIYPNSNNGVTPFWREKYEREAKRYWDVFYKRHKDKFFKDRHYLDKEWGDYFSGEGRKVIVEVGCGAGNTIFPVIASYPDAFVYACDFSPRAIELVKTHEDFKESRVRAFVSDLTVDDLCKEILPSSVDIVTMIFMLSAVSPEKMHLVLQNVRKIIKPNGYVLFRDYATGDLAQERFSGKDQKISDNFYVRGDGTRAYYFSNEFLTNLFRENGFAVDKLHVYCKQVENRSRELIMNRRWVQAVFRFTEDLNSSSSNEAEGNRSGSSEAKQNSSNGSLNDTAIDLSEGVAFDMFGALPSSDHEIIEIKLRGWDFKIRVLSKEYQHTCKSTGLMLWESARLMASVLAENPDIVAGKRVLELGSGCGGICSMIAAKHADLVVATDGDALALDLLAKNVSSNLEPPLLTKLITKRLEWGNNDHIEAIKEGNKIGFDVIIGTDVTYIPEAILPLFASARKLITSDASNRHGNVPALILCHIFRRVDEPSLLSAASQFGFRLVDKWPAGVPNESSQGIISKWFSDNGLLNDLPSTALNILLFRLE, from the exons ATGCTTGATCTCAGTTTTGGTGCTAACACACCCTTGTGTATGAGCATAACGACACAAAGAACACTGAGGGCaatgacatcatcatcatcatcatcacctacCCAAGATTCTATGGAGCAACAGAAACCGCAACAAACACAAAGGTTGCAAATTTACCCAAATTCAAATAATGGGGTCACACCTTTTTGGAGAG AGAAGTATGAAAGGGAGGCCAAGAGGTATTGGGATGTCTTCTACAAGCGCCACAAGGACAAG tTTTTTAAGGATAGGCACTACTTGGATAAGGAATGGGGAGATTACTTTTCG ggagaaggaagaaaagtGATTGTGGAG GTTGGTTGTGGAGCCGGAAATACTATATTTCCAGTGATAGCATCTTATCCAGATGCTTTTGTTTATGCATGTGATTTCTCGCCACGGGCTATTGAGTTAGTTAAG ACGCATGAAGACTTCAAGGAGTCCCGTGTTAGAGCTTTTGTCTCTGATTTGACAGTTGATGATCTGTGCAAAGAAATTCTTCCATCTTCGGTTGATATTGTTACCATG ATATTTATGTTATCTGCAGTGTCCCCGGAAAAGATGCATCTAGTATTGCAAAATGTTAGAAAAATTATCAAG CCAAATGGATATGTGTTGTTCCGAGATTACGCCACGGGAGATCTTGCCCAG GAAAGATTTTCAGGGAAGGATCAAAAGATTAGTGACAACTTTTATGTCAGAGGTGATGGCACT CGTGCTTACTACTTTTCGAACGAGTTCTTGACGAATTTATTCAGAGAAAATGGTTTTGCTGTTGACAAGCTTCATGTATACTGCAAACAAGTTGAGAACCGTTCGAGAGAATTGATCATGAACCG GCGTTGGGTCCAAGCTGTATTCCGGTTTACAGAGGATTTGAACTCTTCTTCTAGTAACGAAGCTGAGGGAAATCGTTCTGGTAGTTCTGAAGCGAAGCAAAATAGTTCGAATGGTAGTTTAAATGACACTGCAATTGACTTGTCTGAAGGTGTGGCATTTGACATGTTTGGAGCCTTACCTTCCAGCGACCATGAG ATTATTGAGATCAAACTTAGAGGTTGGGATTTCAAGATTAGGGTACTTTCAAAAGAGTACCAGCATACCTGCAAATCGACGGGCTTAATGCTGTGGGAATCGGCTCGATTGATGGCTTCTGTCCTCGCCGAAAACCCTGATATCGTTGCAGGGAAAAGGGTCTTGGAGTTGGGAAGTGGCTGTGGGGGAATCTGTTCTATGATTGCTGCTAAACATGCCGACCTAGTTGTTGCTACCGATGGGGATGCTCTTGCCCTCGACCTCCTCGCCAAAAACGTCTCATCGAATCTTGAGCCTCCATTGCTAACCAAACTAATTACAAAGAGACTGGAATGGGGAAACAATGATCACATAGAAGCCATAAAAGAAGGGAATAAAATAGGGTTTGATGTCATCATTGGCACAGATGTTACATACATTCCTGAAGCTATATTGCCTTTGTTTGCGAGTGCAAGAAAACTGATTACTTCTGACGCAAGCAACAGGCATGGTAATGTGCCTGCTCTGATTCTATGCCATATATTCCGTCGCGTAGATGAACCGTCTTTGCTTTCGGCCGCATCACAATTCGGGTTTAGATTAGTAGACAAGTGGCCGGCCGGAGTTCCAAACGAATCGTCTCAAGGCATTATAAGCAAATGGTTTTCAGATAACGGTTTATTGAATGATCTTCCTAGTACAGCATTAAACATATTGCTTTTCAGATTGGAGTGA